The following DNA comes from Teredinibacter haidensis.
TGCTGAATACCCTGCTGACCCGCTAGTACAGCAGTCTGCACCGCAGAAAAAACAGGGTGTCGACCACGATAGGTCTGATCGATGCTGGAGCTGGCGGTTTCGGCATTGGCGATATTGCTGGCAGTGGTATTCAGGCGAATACTCTGGGCATTCATTCCCGAACCAGCGACATTAAAAATATTGGATAAACTCATAACAGCCTCGCTTATTCGCCCTTAATGGCTTTGGTCAAGCCTTTGAATTTACTGTTTAAAAACGTAAAACTGGCCTGAAACTCTAGGTTGTTCTTCATAAATTGCGCATGCTCTACCTGCTCTTCCACGGTATTGCCATCAATACTGGGCTGGTTAGGCGTACGGTAAAGGGTTTCGGTAAAACCAGAATCCCCTTTGTTGAACTTGATATGGCCTGAACGCGTAGCAGACATAGGAATATCAGCTGATTGGTTATCCATGCGATTCGCCAACGCCTGCCCAAAGTTAATATCTTTTGCTTTGTAACCCGGCGTATCGGCGTTGGCCAGGTTGCTCGCCAACAGCCCCGCTCGCTGTGCCCGTAAGCGCAATGCTGTTTCGTGAACACCTAGCGCACTGTCAAAAGAAATAGCCATGTTGCCTGCCGTTAATAAAGTGAATATTGTATTGTTACCGATAGATAGCAATGCGTGTGCCAACAGGACTACAACCACCTAACCCTTTGTTTTTATTGGAAATATAAATAATCGGCAGATAGTAAAATTATTGAAAGCGGCAAGGAATTTCCCTTTTTCCACTTTCCGGCAGGCATACCTTAGGAAAGATCAATATGTGTTTAAGAAGAGGAGGTCTTTCGAGCCGTTGAGTGATTGAATATTGCTTGAGATAACTGAAGGCAAAGAATAACAGGCCGTGCGCTATTTAGCTTTATAGACCACGCCGGGGTTACAGTGGATCATTTCAAATAAATCGGATGTTCCAGCAATACTCTCTGAAGATCCCAGGAAGAGATACCCCCCAGGTTTCATAACAGCGTGCATACGCGTGAGAATATCGCGCTTAAGATCGGCAGAGAAATAAATAAGTACGTTGCGACAGAAAATCACATCGAATTTACCCAGCAACAAATAAGAGTCCTGCAAGTTAAGCGGCTTGAAGGTTACCCTCCGACCAATAGGCGGTTTCACCCTCCAGCAATCCGAAGAAAAATGATCAAAATAGTCTCGCAGGCGCTGCTCGGACAAGCCGCGAGTAATGGATAGACGATCGTATTCACCTCGCTTGGCATTATCGAGAATTTGGCTGGATAAGTCCGTAGCCACAATGTCCAGTGGCAGATTGCTGATACCAAACGCCCCTCGGATATATTCTTCTGCAACAATGCTAAGTGAATATGGCTCCTGCCCAGAAGAACAGGCGGCAGACCAGATACGAAAACGACCGCCTCTATTATTTTCTACCATTTCTGGCAGAACCGTTTTGCGTAAATACTCGAAAGGGTAGCCGTCACGAAACCAAAAGGTCTCGTTGGTAGTCATCGCATCAATAACTTTTTGACGAACTTCCCTATTCGCTGCGTTCTTAATAAGCTTGGTAAGAACACCCAACGTTTCGCACTCATAATCGATAAGAATTCGGCGAATGCGAGTAGCCACTAAGTACTGCTTATTATGGCCGAGATCGATCCCTGCAACGGTTTGCAGAAAATCTCGAAACTCTTGAAATTCTCGAGTATCCAACTGCACCCTCCCCTGCGTAAACGCCGAGGTGGGTGTTCCTGTGTTGAAGCTCATATAATATCCGCTATCTTACTCTCGGTACGGAAAGAGTGTTATTCAACATGCTCTCCGTCCCCTGTCAGTTGGTCGATTCTATCATTTACTCGGTTTGCCAGATCATCGGGGTGAAACTTGGCAAGAAAATCATCTGCGCCCACTTTTTTCACCATAGCCTCGTTAAACACGCCACTAAGGGAAGTGTGCAAGATAATATGCAACTTCTTCAACCTCTCATCGCCCCTTACCTCAGCCGTGAAGGTATATCCATCCATCTCCGGCATTTCGATATCGGAAATAACCAACAACAGCTCGTGACACGGATCTTTTCCATCCTCAATCAGTTCATTAAGGAAATTCAGAGCATCCCGCCCATCTTTTTTCAGAGTCGTTTTACAGCCGAGCGACTCCATCACTTTCTGGATCTGTTTTCTAGCGATAGTGGAATCATCCACAATCAACACATGCTTGCACACAATCGTATCCCGTTGTGCACTTTCAATAACGTCCGCACTCACATCAGCGGGCAACGGTGAAACTTCAGCCAGAATTTTTTCAACATCAATAATTTCGACAAGCCTACCTTCTACTTCTGTCACCGCAGTCAGGTAATTATCCTTACCCGCACCTCGGGGTGGAGGATGAATATCTCCCCAGTTCATATTCACAATGCGTTCAACACCACTGACCAAAAATCCCTGCGTAGAACGATTGTACTCTGTGATAATGACAAAGCAGTTTTCGAGATCGCCCAAAGGGGCGTGCCCCGTTGCCTGACGCAAATCCATAATAGGAATGGTGCCACCACGAATATGAGCTACACCACGAATTACCGGATTCCGCCTTGGAATTTCACTGAGAGGGGGGCACTGCAAGACTTCCTTTACCTTAAAGACATTGATTCCGTAAAGTTGCTGCCCCCCAAGACTAAACAGTAGTAATTCCAGGCGATTCTGCCCTACTAGCTGTGTACGCTGATTAACACTATCTAAAACCCCAGCCATTTTGGGTCCTCTTCTATTTATAGGTACGAATTGATACGACCACCCTATAAGGCGTCAGTTTTCTGGCATCTTACAACCACAGGCTTAACCAGAAAATAAATTCGACAACTTCTCGACCAAACGCCACTTCTTCGTCGAATTTTCACTATCGGCACAAGCCTTGCTATAAGCCTAGTACAATCACAATCACACGCCGTTTTTTTGGCAGAAAATGCGAGTAATGTTTTCATACAGCATAGGCCAGAAATCCTTTGAGGACGGAGTTTTTATGATCTTGATACCACAATCCGATACTAGAGCCTGTCGAAAAACCGAACCGTTCGCAGCGCATAGATGGGGGGTGCAGGTGTTAATCGCCACGTTTACCTTATTGGCTGCCACGTCTGTATGGGCCGCCATGGAATACGAATCTATCGAGGCAATACGCTCGCAGGTACAGCACGAGCTGGAAACCCATTTTCAGCAACGCTATCCCAACCTTGTGCTGGACGATACGCTGACTATCCAAACGGGGCAGTTAGATCGACGTTTACGATTAATAAAGTGCGATGGGAGCATCCATTTTGACATTAACGAGCTTCCCCACAGCAGTGCCAACGTAACGGTTAAAACCAGTTGTCGAACGAGCGTTCGCTGGACAATCTACGTTCCCGCCACTATCGGGACCTATCGCGATGTGGTAATTGCTGCCCACAGTCTCGCAAAAGGTAGCCTCATTGCTTCAAGCGATCTGGGTACAAAGCGGATAAACACCGCTAAGCTAACCGGTGGTCATGTTGAAAATAAGCAACGGCTAATAGGTTTGGAATTAAAACGTCCTATACGCGCGTCGGAAGTGATTAAACTAAACTTGGTGAAACAGCCGGATCTTGTCCGCAAGGGAGATACGGTTGTATTGAGGGTGAAATCTTCCGTGCTGAGCGTTGAAACGGAAGGCACCGCCCTTAGTAGCGGCCACAAGGGAGAACAGATACGCGTTCGTAATGACCGATCCAAACGCATTGTGGATGGACTGGTGATGGCCCCCGGCGAGGTGCAGGTCAATAGCTGGTAGAAACGAAGAAGCCTCTAAACTTAGTGGAAATTCTTTGCATATAGGCCTAAAGCTTTTGTAGTGGTGGCCGACACAGTGTTTGAGAGGCTCTGACGCCTCGTTAATTAGATAGAGATATTGGCGGGTAAATCCCATGGTTATCGAACCCGGAAACGGCTTTAATACAAACAACTTGTCATCGGTTGGCACTGGCAAAGCACGCCAGGGCGGAGCGGTGGCGCCAGCTTCAAACAAACCTGAAGCTACGAACACTGGTGCACATTCAACATCTGATAGTGTTTCCCTGAGCACGGCAGGCCAGGCACTGGCAAAACTGGAAGCTCAGGCAGCCAACATCCCTGAGGTTGATTCGGCGAAAGTCGCTGAAATACGCACTGCGTTACAAAACGGTAGCTACAACATTGACCCAGATGCTATCGCCAGCAAAATGATTGAGCAGGATAACCTGCTCTAGCTCCACTTCCCTGCCATTTTCTGGCATAATTATTGCATTACGTCTGTGTAGGCGTTTTTTTGACACTCTTTTTTTAGACTAGACTTCAAAAAAGCGGAACCCATTAACCAGCCCTTGCTGGAGAGCACAGATGACAATGCAAATTTCTCCCCCCGAACTTATCCAACAACTGCAACAGGATATTGCCGCCTGCGAGCAGTTGTTAAGCTTGTTGGAACAGGAACGTGAAGCATTAGGTGCTCGGGATATGGAAAAGCTGGACACCATAATCGAGCAAAAGGCCGTGCAGTTATCCGCGCTCGAAGCCAGCGCGCAAGCGCGCACGCTCTGGGCAAGGGAACATCTACAGCTCAACCCGGCGGATGAAAACGCAATGCGAACCGCCTGGCAGGAGATGCTCGACAGCGCAAACATCCCTCAATTAAGCAAAGCCTGGAGCCGGCTGAAAGAACTGCAGCTAGCCTGTAAAGACGCCAATGAAGTTAACGGAAAAATCCTCTCCCGAAACCAAAAAACCTTTGGTCGCCTTTTAGATATCGTTCGTGGTCAAACGGCGACCCCAAACCTCTACTCCGCCGCAGGAAAATCCACCAGCAACCATATCTCACACAAAGTGGGCGAAGCCTAATACGCCCCGAAAAACCCTTACTTCGTTAATAAACTGTCAAGCCTGGTTTGACTGCAATCCAGTTTGCAGTATCATACGGCGCGCCTGGATTCGGTATCCCCCCCTCCCTTAGCTCAGCTGGATAGAGCGTCCCCCTCCTAAGGGGAAGGCCTCAGGTTCAAATCCTGAAGGGAGGGCCATTTAAAAAACTCGCCTACATGAATTTATTACTGTTAAGACCGGAACAATTTCAGTCAGAGTCACGGGTAGTGCTAACACCACTACAACGGGCACATGTAACGAATATTTTGAAATCTGAGCTAGGTGATAAACTGCGCGTAGGTCTACTTAACGGCGATATGGGTACAGCACAATTGACCAGTTTGGACGAGAAGGCCACGGTTGATATTCTCCAGCTGAGCACACCACCACCACCACCGCTCCCCCTTACGTTAATCCTCGCACTACCACGCCCACAAATGATTAAACGCATCATGCAAACGGTTGCTTGCATGGGCGTAGAGAAGTTGTGTTTGATTCAAACATCGAAAGTTGAAAAAAGTTTTTGGCAATCGCCGTCGATTACCGATGACGCTATTCGCGAACATTTGATTTTGGGGCTGGAACAAGGGGTCGCCACACAATTGCCCCTGGTAGAAAAATTCCAGCGATTTCGACCTTTTGTAGAAGATATCCTGCCAACATTTCCTTCTGAAAATCACAAGTTGATCGCCCACCCTGGCCCCTATACCCCCTGCCCGCGCTTAAGCTCTTCAGACAGCGCAATTCTGACGATTGGCCCGGAAGGTGGTTTTACCGAAAAAGAAGTGACCTATTTTATTAAGGAAGGCTTTACCCCTATTCAAATCGGGGCCCGCATACTGAAAGTAGAAACTGCAGTAACGGCATTACTGGCGAAAATATACCATTAAGCCGCTATTTTTCACCCTATATTTGGATAAATCGCTTTTCTAAAAGCAACTCAAACTGGTTGGGATTTATCGGCCGGCTGGCTAAATAACCCTGATAGTAGCGACAACCATATTCACGAATAAGATCCAGCTGCTCTCGTGTTTCCACCCCCTCGGCAACAACATCCAGCCCCAACAAGTTACCCATTGCGCTGATAGTTTCGACCAATATGCGATCGTTTCGATCTTCCGAAATATCCCGCACAAAACTTTGATCTATCTTTAAAATGGCGACCGGTAATTTTTTCAAATAGCTGATGGATGAGTAACCAGTACCAAAATCGTCCAAGGCAAAATTAATGCCGCGCGACTGAAGCGTCGACATGGTGCTAATGGTCTCTTCCAGGTTGTGAATAACAATCCCTTCGGTAATTTCCATTTCCAGCATCTCAGCAGAAAAATCTTCCTGCTCCAGCAAATGTTTTACGTCGTCCACAAATTGCGTAGAACGGAATTGACGGGGGCTTATATTGACCCCTAAGCGCATAGTTTTGCTCCACAGCCCCATATGCTGCCATTCTTTTACTTGCTTTAGAGAGCGTTCTATAACCCACATGCCCACTTGTACAATTAAGCCAGAGGTCTCCAGAATGGGTATAAATTCTCCCGGTGAAATCATCCCCCGTTCCGGGTGATCCCAGCGCAATAAGGCTTCAGCTCCCACAATCGCACCGGTAACCACATTTACCCGCGGCTGGAAGTGCAGGTGAAAGGCGTCCATCTCCAAAGCGCGGTGTAAATCACCTTCCATTACCAAAACATTGCGCGCTTTATCTGCCATATACTTATTGAAGAACTGAATGGCATCCCGCCCCTGCTCTTTGACTTGGTACATGGCTGTATCGGCGTAGCGCAGTAACTCGTGTACACCGGCGTCTTCTTCCGGGTATATCACTATCCCCACGCTACAGGTTACGTGGAGTTCGAGATCGTTATAAAAATGTGGCTCTGATACATGCGCACGAATACGCTCGCCGCTTTCTTCAGCTTGAAGCAATGCCGAGGCAAGGTCGCGCCCGAGGTTTGTTAGCACAACAACGAATTCATCTCCCCCCAAGCGCACCACAACATCGTCCTCTGTTGCGATAGCCATTAAGCGCTGGGACACATGTTTTAACACTCCATCTCCAGCGGGGTGACCAAGGGAATCATTAATATATTTAAATTGGTCAAGATCGATAAACAGCAGAGCACCATAGATTTTATTACGCGCGGACTTACGAACTTCCTCTTCCAGGCGTTCGACCAGGTAACTGCGGTTGGGCAGGTCGGTAAGCGCGTCGTGGTAAGCCATATGCTCCATTTGCGCCTGAGCCATTTTCAATTCGGTAATGTCAGAAGAAACGACCAGAGCAACCACTTCATCATAAAACTCCATCGGCATCACATGCGTATGCATGCTGTGCTCTTCCCCCTCGGCGCCGACCCATTTTTCTTCCCATATTTGTGCGCTGATTCTAGATTTAATCACCTCCGTATCGAGCATTGTCACTTCTATGGGGTCGGTATAAAAAAAGTCAGCAAAATCGCTAATATGAGATCCGCGCATCGCCTCGGGCGAGGTTTGCAGAAAATCAGCCAGGGCCTTATTGGCAAAGATGTAATGACC
Coding sequences within:
- the flgB gene encoding flagellar basal body rod protein FlgB, with amino-acid sequence MAISFDSALGVHETALRLRAQRAGLLASNLANADTPGYKAKDINFGQALANRMDNQSADIPMSATRSGHIKFNKGDSGFTETLYRTPNQPSIDGNTVEEQVEHAQFMKNNLEFQASFTFLNSKFKGLTKAIKGE
- a CDS encoding CheR family methyltransferase, which translates into the protein MSFNTGTPTSAFTQGRVQLDTREFQEFRDFLQTVAGIDLGHNKQYLVATRIRRILIDYECETLGVLTKLIKNAANREVRQKVIDAMTTNETFWFRDGYPFEYLRKTVLPEMVENNRGGRFRIWSAACSSGQEPYSLSIVAEEYIRGAFGISNLPLDIVATDLSSQILDNAKRGEYDRLSITRGLSEQRLRDYFDHFSSDCWRVKPPIGRRVTFKPLNLQDSYLLLGKFDVIFCRNVLIYFSADLKRDILTRMHAVMKPGGYLFLGSSESIAGTSDLFEMIHCNPGVVYKAK
- a CDS encoding chemotaxis protein CheV codes for the protein MAGVLDSVNQRTQLVGQNRLELLLFSLGGQQLYGINVFKVKEVLQCPPLSEIPRRNPVIRGVAHIRGGTIPIMDLRQATGHAPLGDLENCFVIITEYNRSTQGFLVSGVERIVNMNWGDIHPPPRGAGKDNYLTAVTEVEGRLVEIIDVEKILAEVSPLPADVSADVIESAQRDTIVCKHVLIVDDSTIARKQIQKVMESLGCKTTLKKDGRDALNFLNELIEDGKDPCHELLLVISDIEMPEMDGYTFTAEVRGDERLKKLHIILHTSLSGVFNEAMVKKVGADDFLAKFHPDDLANRVNDRIDQLTGDGEHVE
- the flgA gene encoding flagellar basal body P-ring formation chaperone FlgA; translation: MILIPQSDTRACRKTEPFAAHRWGVQVLIATFTLLAATSVWAAMEYESIEAIRSQVQHELETHFQQRYPNLVLDDTLTIQTGQLDRRLRLIKCDGSIHFDINELPHSSANVTVKTSCRTSVRWTIYVPATIGTYRDVVIAAHSLAKGSLIASSDLGTKRINTAKLTGGHVENKQRLIGLELKRPIRASEVIKLNLVKQPDLVRKGDTVVLRVKSSVLSVETEGTALSSGHKGEQIRVRNDRSKRIVDGLVMAPGEVQVNSW
- the flgM gene encoding flagellar biosynthesis anti-sigma factor FlgM — encoded protein: MVIEPGNGFNTNNLSSVGTGKARQGGAVAPASNKPEATNTGAHSTSDSVSLSTAGQALAKLEAQAANIPEVDSAKVAEIRTALQNGSYNIDPDAIASKMIEQDNLL
- a CDS encoding flagella synthesis protein FlgN, whose protein sequence is MTMQISPPELIQQLQQDIAACEQLLSLLEQEREALGARDMEKLDTIIEQKAVQLSALEASAQARTLWAREHLQLNPADENAMRTAWQEMLDSANIPQLSKAWSRLKELQLACKDANEVNGKILSRNQKTFGRLLDIVRGQTATPNLYSAAGKSTSNHISHKVGEA
- a CDS encoding 16S rRNA (uracil(1498)-N(3))-methyltransferase produces the protein MNLLLLRPEQFQSESRVVLTPLQRAHVTNILKSELGDKLRVGLLNGDMGTAQLTSLDEKATVDILQLSTPPPPPLPLTLILALPRPQMIKRIMQTVACMGVEKLCLIQTSKVEKSFWQSPSITDDAIREHLILGLEQGVATQLPLVEKFQRFRPFVEDILPTFPSENHKLIAHPGPYTPCPRLSSSDSAILTIGPEGGFTEKEVTYFIKEGFTPIQIGARILKVETAVTALLAKIYH
- a CDS encoding putative bifunctional diguanylate cyclase/phosphodiesterase, whose product is MQGFFHGISFRLAKLGVIIALLIGTLMSAVQIYFDFSAKSTAVNNQIVSITDMSTPPAARAIHTLDNMLANEVAEGIMVNDFIVAVTIEDELGNVIAESKRIPRESNTTWLTHQITEHLTSYSSPLYIPGHGDDGEHGQIKFEVDMDAAFSSFYTQSAVVIIIGLIRSFMLVSILFVAFHYLLTKPLISIATQIKRINPGSPGEQRLSLSGHSRDDELKQLVNSGNQLLDAVDLALAKRRAVEVVLRKSEEHVRQIIDSLPVWVGARNREGHYIFANKALADFLQTSPEAMRGSHISDFADFFYTDPIEVTMLDTEVIKSRISAQIWEEKWVGAEGEEHSMHTHVMPMEFYDEVVALVVSSDITELKMAQAQMEHMAYHDALTDLPNRSYLVERLEEEVRKSARNKIYGALLFIDLDQFKYINDSLGHPAGDGVLKHVSQRLMAIATEDDVVVRLGGDEFVVVLTNLGRDLASALLQAEESGERIRAHVSEPHFYNDLELHVTCSVGIVIYPEEDAGVHELLRYADTAMYQVKEQGRDAIQFFNKYMADKARNVLVMEGDLHRALEMDAFHLHFQPRVNVVTGAIVGAEALLRWDHPERGMISPGEFIPILETSGLIVQVGMWVIERSLKQVKEWQHMGLWSKTMRLGVNISPRQFRSTQFVDDVKHLLEQEDFSAEMLEMEITEGIVIHNLEETISTMSTLQSRGINFALDDFGTGYSSISYLKKLPVAILKIDQSFVRDISEDRNDRILVETISAMGNLLGLDVVAEGVETREQLDLIREYGCRYYQGYLASRPINPNQFELLLEKRFIQI